Genomic DNA from Gossypium hirsutum isolate 1008001.06 chromosome A01, Gossypium_hirsutum_v2.1, whole genome shotgun sequence:
TATAAGTAAATACAAAAAACATACCTTTAATTGACAGAAAAATAtgatatatctatatttttaaaaaaacaaaaaaccttaATCCCCAGTTTGacctttaaattatatttattttctcattttaggATTTGGATGTTTTTCTAAATTGATACTTAACCTATCATTCCATTATTTGGTTAATCATTTCTATAACAGTATTAAAAATTCGATTGCTATATGGCACCAATAAGAATGTATCATGTGTCACATTCAATTAATCACAGTATGTCACTTGACaaataaatttatctaaaataaaaactttaaatttaaattaaaaaacctTTCACTTTGACTCATTGTTGACCGACTGTTTATTGGCATTGACCAATGTTGACCATCAATGTGACGCTATTAGAATGCACTACAtgtcctttttttgtttttaatattatatattatacattgattaaaaatgtaaaaaaaaaaccatatataATATAGATAGctcaaaagtttttaaaaaaatttaacaaatttataaatttctaaaatatgtaaatataaattttaaaaaatcaaaataaatataaaaatttataaaaaataaaaaaaagtatttaaattttaaaaaattgcaaaaaaaaacttaaattttaaaaatatattctagaaaaaacttaattttttttaaactagatatattgttttgaatttttaaaatttaaattttttgaaaaaataaaatttatgaaaaaatgtttagaatatatttttttgaaaatatatatgtttttttgcaatttttaatttttttaatttttgtaaaaaaattaatttttatataatcttttgatattttaaattttaaatttatatatgttagaaatttataaatttataaattatttttatattagatattatcTTTACTTCTTTTTaatctatataatatataatattttttaaaaaaaaaggacatATGGTGCATTCAAATAGTGCCACGTGAATGATTAACAGTGATCAATGGTTGGTCAATGATTAGTCAAAGTTAAAggtactttttaatttaattttaatgtttttattttaaataaacttaattgtcACATAATATATTGTGATTGATTCAATATGTCATGTGGCACATCCTGATTGGCGTCATATGCGGGCCCTTTTTTTAATGTCTTTACAAAGAAAAAAGTTAAaccaaataatgaaataataatttaagtactaATTTGAGATTAAAAAAAATCAGGCACCAAAATGAAAAAATGCATAATTTGAGAGCCAAACTGAGATTAAGCCGAAAAAAACCCCTCTGACTACTAAAAAAAATCTAACGTGACCGCACGATTGGTActtaaaagaagaaacaaaaaggGTCGAGTTTCTTACCGTTAAAGACGCAATATAAAAAGTTGTAGTTGGGCTCCAAGGCGAACATCAAGAAAGTAGCCGTTACACTGCTTTTTGCTTTTGCCCTTTGATTATTATTTCTCTCAAACTCATATTTCCTGAAAACTCATCAGCCATTAGAGCGATAGTCATCTTCATCTAACCCAAACGACAATTTCTACTTCCTAAATTCCCAATTACAGTTGccttttttccctaaatttaccAATTATTTAGTTCCTTTCATCCAAAATTTTGATCCTAGAAGAAGTCGAATGGCGTCAAGAACAGTTGCCAAAGATATAATAACTCTTCGAGGCTCAGCGGCAATTGTCAGCGAGTTTTTTGGTATGTGATTCCTCAAATATAACTGTTTTTTCTTTTACCCCTTTTTGAGTTTTCTGAGAAATTTTGGCTGACTTGTTCTTTCCCCATTTCAGGATATGCAGCGAACAGGTAAAGATGAGCGGAAGTTTATTCCCCCCCCCCTTTTAATTATCCTTTTCATCTTTGCGAAACtattatttttagatttagaATAAAAAGAGTAGTGTTATGTTTTTCTATAGCATTTTGTACAATCGAGGAGTTTATCCAGAAGAAAGTTTTGCCAAAGTGAAGAAATACGGGCTCCCAATGTTGCTTACTCAAGATGAAGGTGTTAAATCGTTCATTACCAATCTAACAGCTCAGCTTTCTGGTAAATCTCTGTCTTTGTGTGTGATGCATTTAAGTCCATATTAATCACTTCCTCACATTCTGAAAAtgaaattttggggaagaatgGCTGGAAGCTGGGAAACTACAGAGGGTTGTAATGGTTATCATGAGCAAGGCAACCAATGAGGTCTTGGAGAGATGGAATTTCAGCATTGAGACTGATAGTCACGTTTTTGAGAAAGGGTAATATTCTGATAATCTTTTTTTACTCAGTTAAGAATTTTCTAGTTTTGGTGTGAAATCTGAGAGATGGGTTTTCATCGGTTCTTCATTTTTTGTGTATTTGATGCAGTGTGTCAAGGGAAAAGAGTGACAGGGAAATCATGAGAGAAATTCAGGCAATCATGAGACAGATTGCCTCAAGTATTACTTACTTGCCGTGCCTTGATGAACCATGTAAGTGGAGATATATGCTTAAAAATGCAATTTGGGTCATCAGATTGTCTCAGGCTCTCATTTAACTTGCATGGATTGCTTGTTCTGCCAGGTGTGTTTGATGTTCTAGCATACACTGATACGGATGTTGCAGTACCATTCACTTGGATTGAGAGCGACCCTAAGCTGATTGCAAATCCACAAATGGTGAAGTTGCATTCATTTGATACCAAGGTAATATTTGCAAAGCAagccaatcaataaaatttacgCCAAAGCTTTGTTGGTCTTTTTTTCCTAAGTATTTTTCTGTTGGGGTTCTATGCAGATACACAAGGTTGACACTCTTGTTTCATACAAGAATGATGAATGGGACGAGCAGTAGAGTGCCTGAACCTTCTTTGTCCCCCACCCGCCTATATGTGAATCTTTGTCCTTGAAACTCTTTCTGTTCTCATGTTATAcatgttatttaaaaaaacaaaatagaagttaattcttcaaattggTGCAAACCTTTTATGATATTAATTGTAAAAGAAATATTTccaaatgatcaaattaaaaactagaaattttaaattttaaagtgctTTTCCTATATgttcctttttccttcttttcaaaCACTCAACAGCCTATttctaaaatataaacttaaactCCTAATAAATTTGGCTCCAGTATAAGTAGCCAAGAAAAAACCCAAAAGCAaaacaaaatctttaaaaattgacCCCATTTGACATCCTTGCGTAGTACTTTGTTTTCAATCCAAATGGATATGCATAGAAGGAGACCCAGGCCATATGAACAGGTACTGTACTGGAGTGAATATCTAAGAGAATTGATAAatcgtaattcatacatatttctatcccatgcttagcacatcttatggatgattttttcttaaatttggtgaattcgatgctcctaatgtcttaatttcatgttttatactcaggtgagtataggagagtgaaaggaatgagaaacgggccaaaaatggagaaaatgggccaacgtacgaaattaACACgtcctggacttcctcacacgggcagaccacacggtcgtgtcaatttagcagaatcgaagcacgactcacacgggtagaccacacgtccgtgcctatttaacaggcttgaccacgacctgaagtaatcgcacacgggcatgtccctattgAGCCCAAGCagagtcctattcggaaaaggccattttgagggctcttaggcattccaaagcctataaatacattctagaagaggagaaaaaaggGGATGCACAGAAGGAAACAaagaattgctcaaggaaagccgattgatccatctcagaagtcggattcactatcaaaactgaagatctcccttcaaattctctcaggagttttgggttttcttatgttttgttatttttattcttttgagatgtgttctttcattagtatgaactaaaacccctcaATACTTAaagggaataaaacctaagacagatcttgttattattatttgaattgtatgataaatatttgacttgttcttaattatatgttcttaattcttgttttgatattttaggatattgattcaagttaaactCTTATTcaaggaggaataaaccctgtctaagagtaaatttgtcataattaagcggaattGGTTGCGCACCTAGAGATAGAGTGAAACCTAacaaagggatccatagatcaagttaatacaaccctagggcattaattagaaagagattttaattatttaatctagggttagacgttattagtcttaagagagataataatataacttagggatctttatggaacaagttgaatgaataaatcgtctgattcagagtcaaataacaagtgaagtttaggtggattttctttaggtattgtcttaatcaatcgaattttccaaaaagtattttccccaaatttcttttctgtgatttcttagtttaattaattagttagataaacaaaacccttttatttttttaggctagataataaaaagaaagttgatactagtacttttagttcctttgggttcgataatccagtcttgctaaagctatactactgttcgataggtacacttgccttcatcgtgataatagttagtttcaagaacgattcattataaatatttaaaacctatcacgaatatcacgtataaAGAACAACATGCTACCGACAGCAAGAGTTATGGGGTTCATGTTTAGTAAGTGGTAATGATGCAAACAACATAATCACAATCTTCAGAAAGCACCAGAGCAAATCTTAGAACCTTATATGCTCACTTATGTCAAGGCAACGCAACTCTGTTATATAGACCTTCGAGATGCAACAGCTTCCAGCTAACACCTCGGTATATAGTATTAGTTTGAAGGTCATCCATACTATTAATGTTTCTGTATCCATCAATCTCTTTGAGACCTACATACCCTCGAAGGACTAGATATTCACGGTAATCATCTTCTGTGTAAAAAATCTTCTCCTCTGTGTGTACTGGTATATGATCTGACACATCGTAAAGGCACACTTTCACAGCCAAACCTGATCAAAGGTATttgaacacacacacacacaaaaaaaaaaaaaccttgttaTTTCTCCTACCACTGACAAAAAATGTCTGCAGGTATGTTTAATAGTAACATGAAGGTGCTGGCTTAAGGTTTGTGCTATGTATTTCATGTGAAAGCAACTATGCATTATTAAGTGCAGGCAATATCTTGGCAAGGTTAAGGGTGGCCAAGACCTTCAGCAACTATTCATTATTAAGGCTTTCACATTGTGGGGATCTTGGGAAGGTTAGAGATCCATGAATTTTATCCTTACACATGCTTTGTAGACTGAAGAGTATTACATTATCCAGAGTGGGAATTTTAATCTATTATAATTTTATGAGACCAATTATAATAGAAATTATTTTGTTAGAATTTGTTGAGTATGTACTGACCTTCATCAAGATGGAGTGTATAATTCCCTAAAGGCATTTCCCCGTCGAGACTACGAATTATATGATCTTCATCCTCCAACCAAAATGCACGCTTAGTTCTCAATCTAAAAGCAGATTTAATTGCCTCTCTGATGGCTTCAGCAGTACCATCGATACCAATCCTTTGGGCGTAGTCCCTATACTTAACCGTTATAACCCTGCCTCCATATGGCAGACGATCTCCACCTACCAAAAAGGGTGTGGAAGAGaagatataaatattttgatcaagattaaaattttcatcacAGACAAGATTGAGAGTCAATGCTCATAATCAAGCACGTTTAACACAACCACATTCAGTTGAGGAACTGCAATGGAAAAGATACATATAATGCACCGTCAGAACACCTGCGCTTTACGTGCAAAgcaatcttttattttatttgaggCGGGGGGGAGGGGGAATAGGATCATCAGAAACTGTAACAGACTTACCATTTCCAGGGGTCTCTCTCCAATTCCAAGGAGGAACTCCACTGACTGCAACTGCATTGGCTGTGGTGATGGCAAgaggatgtccatcatgatctaAACCTTGTTCAAGATTAAGTGCTGGCCTACCACTAGCTGCATACCAGAAAGCATGAACAACATTTTTAAAGTTCAGAAAAGGGCAACATGGATAACAGAGAATGTCTATTCTGAATAAAT
This window encodes:
- the LOC107916618 gene encoding trihelix transcription factor GT-1 isoform X1, encoding MARDMIIEVTTNGGLPDHLRHHHPHSLQQQQQMILGESSGDDPEVKAPKKRAETWVQDETRSLIGFRKEMDGRFNTSKSNKHLWEKISAMMRKKGFDRSPTMCTDKWRNLLKEFKKAKHQDRGSGSVKITYKEIEEILRERTKKPYKAPTPPPKLDSFMHFSDKGLCFEDTSITFGPLEGMLLLLLPSGRPALNLEQGLDHDGHPLAITTANAVAVSGVPPWNWRETPGNGGDRLPYGGRVITVKYRDYAQRIGIDGTAEAIREAIKSAFRLRTKRAFWLEDEDHIIRSLDGEMPLGNYTLHLDEGLAVKVCLYDVSDHIPVHTEEKIFYTEDDYREYLVLRGYVGLKEIDGYRNINSMDDLQTNTIYRGVSWKLLHLEGLYNRVALP
- the LOC107916990 gene encoding mitotic spindle checkpoint protein MAD2 isoform X1, with amino-acid sequence MASRTVAKDIITLRGSAAIVSEFFGYAANSVMFFYSILYNRGVYPEESFAKVKKYGLPMLLTQDEGVKSFITNLTAQLSEWLEAGKLQRVVMVIMSKATNEVLERWNFSIETDSHVFEKGVSREKSDREIMREIQAIMRQIASSITYLPCLDEPCVFDVLAYTDTDVAVPFTWIESDPKLIANPQMVKLHSFDTKIHKVDTLVSYKNDEWDEQ
- the LOC107916990 gene encoding mitotic spindle checkpoint protein MAD2 isoform X2 — protein: MASRTVAKDIITLRGSAAIVSEFFGYAANSILYNRGVYPEESFAKVKKYGLPMLLTQDEGVKSFITNLTAQLSEWLEAGKLQRVVMVIMSKATNEVLERWNFSIETDSHVFEKGVSREKSDREIMREIQAIMRQIASSITYLPCLDEPCVFDVLAYTDTDVAVPFTWIESDPKLIANPQMVKLHSFDTKIHKVDTLVSYKNDEWDEQ
- the LOC107916618 gene encoding trihelix transcription factor GT-1 isoform X2, with amino-acid sequence MARDMIIEVTTNGGLPDHLRHHHPHSLQQQQQMILGESSGDDPEVKAPKKRAETWVQDETRSLIGFRKEMDGRFNTSKSNKHLWEKISAMMRKKGFDRSPTMCTDKWRNLLKEFKKAKHQDRGSGSVKITYKEIEEILRERTKKPYKAPTPPPKLDSFMHFSDKGLCFEDTSITFGPLEASGRPALNLEQGLDHDGHPLAITTANAVAVSGVPPWNWRETPGNGGDRLPYGGRVITVKYRDYAQRIGIDGTAEAIREAIKSAFRLRTKRAFWLEDEDHIIRSLDGEMPLGNYTLHLDEGLAVKVCLYDVSDHIPVHTEEKIFYTEDDYREYLVLRGYVGLKEIDGYRNINSMDDLQTNTIYRGVSWKLLHLEGLYNRVALP